One Saprospiraceae bacterium DNA window includes the following coding sequences:
- a CDS encoding DUF1343 domain-containing protein: protein MENKKWADFFLKTMLLVGLLYRSSTLFTQTNIVESDASLLVPPPAVVVGAERMPLLLPQIHGKNVGLVVNHSSLVGSAHLVDTLCALGECVSRIFVPEHGFRGTADAGEMVKDGQDARTGTPIVSLYGKKKKPSPADLREVDVVVFDIQDVGARFYTYISTLYYVLEACAEQGKPVVVLDRPNPNGHYVDGPVLDMRLASFVGVAPLPIVHGCTMGELARLFAGEYWFHQAERLDLRVIPCERYTHQTPYDLPVKPSPNLPNTRAVLLYPSLCLFEGTVVSVGRGTDWPFQIVGAPEFAHDSFWFVPRPSPGARHPLHQGWVCKGFDLRQVSVDSLRAQKQLSLGYLLDFYRQYPNKPSFFLKNKFFDQLAGTYSLRKQIEEGKSEAEIRATWQADLEAFREIRKKYLLYAD from the coding sequence TTGGAAAATAAAAAGTGGGCGGATTTTTTTCTCAAAACCATGCTGCTGGTAGGCTTGCTCTATCGGAGTTCCACGCTGTTTACCCAAACAAATATTGTCGAAAGCGACGCATCGCTGTTGGTGCCACCTCCTGCCGTTGTCGTGGGGGCTGAAAGAATGCCCCTGCTGTTGCCTCAAATTCACGGCAAAAATGTCGGCTTGGTGGTCAATCATTCCTCTTTGGTGGGTTCCGCTCATTTGGTGGACACGCTTTGTGCCTTGGGCGAATGCGTAAGCCGCATCTTTGTGCCAGAGCATGGCTTCAGGGGCACCGCTGATGCGGGCGAAATGGTGAAGGACGGTCAGGATGCCCGCACAGGCACGCCCATTGTGTCTTTGTATGGAAAAAAGAAAAAGCCCTCTCCCGCCGACCTGCGCGAGGTGGATGTGGTGGTGTTCGACATTCAGGATGTGGGCGCTCGTTTTTACACCTACATCAGCACGCTCTACTACGTGTTGGAAGCTTGTGCGGAGCAGGGCAAGCCCGTCGTCGTGCTCGACCGCCCCAATCCCAACGGCCACTATGTGGATGGCCCTGTGTTGGATATGCGGCTCGCATCGTTTGTGGGGGTGGCCCCATTGCCCATCGTGCATGGCTGCACCATGGGCGAGCTGGCACGTTTGTTTGCCGGCGAGTATTGGTTCCATCAAGCCGAGCGGCTTGATTTGCGCGTCATTCCCTGCGAACGCTACACCCATCAAACGCCCTACGACCTGCCTGTGAAGCCATCACCCAATTTGCCCAACACACGCGCCGTGTTGCTTTATCCGTCGCTTTGCTTGTTTGAGGGCACCGTTGTCAGTGTGGGTCGTGGCACCGATTGGCCTTTCCAGATAGTGGGCGCGCCGGAATTTGCCCACGATTCGTTTTGGTTTGTGCCCCGACCCAGTCCGGGGGCGCGTCACCCACTGCACCAAGGGTGGGTTTGCAAAGGTTTCGACCTTCGGCAGGTATCGGTGGATAGCCTTCGGGCGCAAAAACAATTGAGCCTCGGCTACTTGCTCGACTTTTATCGGCAATACCCCAACAAGCCGTCGTTTTTTTTGAAAAACAAATTTTTTGACCAACTGGCAGGCACCTATTCGCTCCGAAAGCAAATAGAGGAAGGAAAAAGCGAGGCTGAAATCCGAGCCACTTGGCAAGCGGATTTGGAGGCGTTCCGGGAGATTCGGAAAAAGTATCTGCT
- a CDS encoding 3'-5' exoribonuclease, producing the protein MPKYAIIDVETTGGMARRERITEIAIVLHDGESVLDTYSTLINPERSIPWNITMITGITDEMVANAPKFYEVAKRIVELTEGAVFVAHNVSFDYSFVREEFARLGFAYSRQQLCTVRMARKTFPGLPSYSLSNLKKHFGIQAERSHRALDDTLATVRIFEMILATQGDNSVKSLLRSSIREAKLPATITLERLESVPESCGVYYLHDERGEVIYVGKSLNIRKRLFEHFADLTPKGEKLRTGVADLSWETTGSELVALLLESAEIKRLLPRINRALRIRSHSGGIFTYTDQNGYQCLAVGKRTARNTKNLELVVDYPKVDSARSHLQSIVRQYELCYRLSHLDASERACFHYSIKKCRGACVGEEAPAAYNERVLAALEQLNRRLSGSFFILDKGRNADEMAVVGVQEGRYLGFGYVDASMQYTAEDLLECIATSFEDPDAAKIIRGYLDGKKGARVVGF; encoded by the coding sequence ATGCCAAAATACGCCATCATAGACGTGGAGACCACTGGCGGCATGGCCCGCCGGGAGCGCATCACCGAAATCGCCATCGTGTTGCACGACGGCGAATCGGTGCTTGACACCTACTCCACGCTCATCAACCCAGAGCGAAGCATCCCGTGGAACATCACCATGATTACGGGCATCACGGATGAGATGGTGGCCAACGCGCCAAAATTCTACGAAGTGGCCAAACGCATCGTGGAGCTCACCGAAGGAGCCGTGTTCGTGGCGCACAATGTTTCGTTCGACTATTCATTTGTCCGCGAGGAGTTCGCCCGGCTGGGCTTTGCTTATTCCCGACAACAACTTTGCACGGTGCGCATGGCCCGCAAAACATTTCCCGGCCTGCCCAGCTACAGCCTTAGCAATTTGAAAAAACATTTTGGCATACAGGCGGAACGCAGCCACCGCGCCTTGGACGACACCCTCGCCACCGTGCGCATATTTGAAATGATATTGGCAACGCAAGGCGACAACTCGGTCAAATCGCTCCTGCGCAGCAGCATCCGCGAGGCGAAATTGCCAGCCACCATCACTCTCGAACGCCTCGAATCTGTGCCCGAAAGTTGTGGCGTCTATTACCTGCACGACGAACGCGGCGAGGTAATCTATGTCGGCAAAAGCCTGAACATCAGAAAACGGCTCTTTGAGCACTTCGCTGACCTGACCCCCAAAGGCGAAAAACTCCGCACGGGGGTGGCCGACCTCAGCTGGGAAACCACCGGCAGCGAACTGGTGGCCCTGCTGCTCGAAAGCGCCGAAATCAAGCGCCTCTTGCCCCGCATCAACCGCGCCTTGCGCATCCGCAGCCATTCGGGGGGTATTTTCACTTACACCGACCAAAATGGCTACCAATGCCTTGCGGTGGGCAAGCGCACCGCCCGCAACACCAAAAACCTCGAGCTCGTGGTAGACTACCCGAAGGTGGACAGCGCCCGCAGCCACCTGCAAAGCATTGTGCGCCAATATGAGCTGTGTTACCGGCTCAGCCACCTCGATGCCTCCGAGCGAGCCTGTTTCCACTATTCCATCAAAAAATGCCGAGGCGCTTGCGTGGGTGAGGAGGCGCCGGCAGCCTACAATGAGCGGGTACTTGCGGCGCTCGAACAACTGAACCGCCGGCTCTCCGGCAGTTTTTTCATTTTGGACAAAGGTCGCAACGCCGACGAAATGGCCGTGGTGGGGGTGCAGGAAGGCCGCTACCTCGGCTTCGGGTATGTGGATGCTTCCATGCAATACACCGCAGAGGACTTGCTCGAATGCATAGCCACGTCTTTTGAAGACCCCGACGCGGCCAAAATCATTCGGGGCTATTTGGATGGGAAGAAGGGTGCGCGAGTGGTGGGGTTTTGA
- a CDS encoding aminotransferase class I/II-fold pyridoxal phosphate-dependent enzyme, translated as MTSKTINLLSDTVTKPTPGMLEAMFAAEVGDDVFREDPTVNALEAKCAALFGHKAALFCPSGTMANQIALKVHTRPLDEVICDEMSHIYQYEVGGYAFHSGIAIQLLKGDNGILSPALVEAAVRPRFDWLPVSRLVVVENTCNRGGGSIYALAQLRAIRAVCRGHGLALHLDGARIFNALVETGDTPAQIGAEVDSLSVCLSKGLGAPVGSVLIGSEAFVAEARRVRKAMGGGMRQAGYLAAAGIYALDHHIERLKDDHAHARLLADTLAALPYVANIRPVQTNILIFDLVAGATPARFLAHLKQHDIVATSFGPQTIRFVTHLDVTREMVERVGEVLRAF; from the coding sequence ATGACTTCAAAGACGATAAACCTGCTTTCCGACACCGTGACCAAGCCCACGCCCGGGATGTTGGAAGCCATGTTCGCTGCCGAGGTGGGCGACGATGTGTTCCGCGAAGACCCCACCGTGAACGCATTGGAGGCGAAATGCGCCGCGCTCTTTGGTCACAAGGCCGCATTGTTTTGTCCATCCGGCACGATGGCCAACCAGATTGCGCTCAAGGTGCATACCCGCCCGCTCGACGAGGTGATTTGCGACGAGATGAGCCACATCTACCAGTATGAGGTGGGGGGCTATGCTTTTCACTCCGGCATTGCCATCCAACTCCTGAAAGGCGACAACGGTATTCTTAGCCCGGCGCTTGTGGAGGCCGCCGTGAGGCCCCGATTCGATTGGCTGCCCGTGAGTCGCCTCGTTGTCGTCGAAAACACTTGCAACAGAGGGGGCGGGAGCATCTATGCTTTGGCGCAATTGCGGGCGATTCGAGCGGTCTGCCGCGGGCACGGCCTTGCGCTGCACTTGGATGGTGCCCGCATTTTCAATGCGTTGGTGGAGACGGGCGACACGCCTGCCCAAATCGGTGCCGAAGTGGACAGCCTCTCGGTATGCCTCTCCAAAGGACTGGGAGCGCCCGTGGGTTCGGTACTCATTGGCAGCGAAGCGTTCGTGGCGGAGGCGCGGCGCGTGCGCAAAGCGATGGGTGGTGGTATGCGGCAGGCAGGCTATCTCGCAGCGGCGGGCATCTATGCTCTCGACCACCACATAGAGCGGCTGAAAGACGACCACGCCCACGCTCGGTTGTTGGCCGACACGTTGGCGGCCTTGCCTTATGTCGCCAACATCCGCCCGGTGCAGACCAATATCCTCATTTTTGACTTGGTGGCCGGAGCTACCCCCGCGCGTTTTCTCGCTCACCTGAAACAACACGACATCGTCGCAACCTCCTTTGGGCCGCAGACGATTCGTTTCGTGACCCATCTGGATGTGACGAGGGAGATGGTAGAAAGGGTAGGGGAGGTGCTGAGAGCGTTTTGA
- a CDS encoding PAS domain-containing protein: MEPTLSPALRQEIETAFSRIQDLPFPIYASDKLGNFLFANEQAVDFFILDRTRDLSSYNITSYYEDAKERDYILRQLQTASLGTWHNNLTVRLKIHDEYRKIRFVSQPFRDESGTLCGLLCIALSMSDIEWFAEFEEMVHTGFFEVDHNLVIVDCNHTFADVLKYGSPAEIKGKSLEDLFWETDKIAALAKEIRKNPHLTDRQLKLRRKDGAMVVVKMSCIGIAGETEGIARVKGSIHDVTFEIIQNDLPVGLFLVNTNRQGEEIISSANLTFAHIHGYESPNEILSKPISQFHPNRAAYEAFKTELNKAAANQQSLLDYYMEIQDKQGRRRNVVANVRYVAEENQHLRVGAVYDVTDHVRGHTRTLEADFSSILHTYIATINGLRDTLSMLMKAHGEDLLKDETHIDRMKAAADAVRCKKRLEEALKELNAIAEERNVGVEHLTRLSKLTQKLPLGETGSEREKDNAALSRRVLLEIRKHLDGLRRLNLPREMLRNLRTDVDEMLRLTSMVSLSISLDELNERIPDFYYFRDYLRRGEIVQQELKPHNLIPIVMDAVRFLDEFAAINRVSMVLQFSQRDHILVSCHKNSLNRAFHNLLHNAIKYSWTKGQDRQPWVNLRIEQKGDTVEITIENWGVPIRREELESGSIFQFGRRGRESEDRGRSGTGIGLYDAQDIISKHGGTLRITSEPTFGNLPDMYSNPFITRVHITLPIAK; this comes from the coding sequence ATGGAACCAACCCTCTCCCCCGCCCTGCGGCAGGAAATCGAAACGGCGTTCAGCCGGATTCAAGACCTGCCGTTCCCGATTTACGCCAGCGACAAATTGGGGAACTTCCTGTTTGCCAACGAGCAAGCGGTTGATTTTTTCATACTCGACCGCACGCGCGACTTATCGTCGTACAACATCACGAGCTATTACGAGGATGCCAAGGAACGTGACTACATCCTGCGGCAATTGCAAACTGCCTCGCTCGGCACCTGGCACAACAATCTCACGGTGCGTCTCAAGATTCACGACGAATACCGCAAAATCCGCTTTGTGTCGCAGCCTTTCCGCGATGAGAGCGGCACGTTGTGTGGCCTGCTGTGCATCGCCCTGAGCATGAGTGACATCGAATGGTTCGCGGAATTTGAGGAGATGGTGCACACGGGTTTTTTCGAGGTGGACCACAACTTGGTCATCGTGGATTGCAACCACACGTTTGCCGACGTGTTGAAATATGGCAGCCCGGCGGAAATAAAAGGCAAATCGCTCGAAGACCTGTTTTGGGAAACAGACAAGATAGCCGCACTAGCAAAGGAAATCAGGAAAAACCCGCACCTCACAGACCGACAGCTCAAACTGCGCCGCAAAGACGGGGCCATGGTAGTGGTAAAGATGAGCTGCATCGGCATTGCCGGAGAGACGGAAGGCATCGCCCGCGTGAAGGGCAGCATTCATGACGTCACGTTCGAGATTATTCAAAATGACCTGCCCGTGGGTTTGTTTTTGGTGAACACCAACCGACAAGGCGAGGAAATCATCTCAAGCGCCAATCTCACCTTTGCCCACATTCATGGCTACGAGTCGCCCAACGAGATACTTTCCAAGCCGATTAGCCAATTTCACCCGAACCGCGCCGCCTACGAAGCCTTCAAAACCGAGCTGAACAAGGCTGCCGCCAACCAGCAGTCGCTGCTCGACTACTACATGGAGATTCAGGACAAACAGGGGCGGCGGCGCAACGTGGTGGCCAACGTGCGCTATGTCGCGGAAGAAAACCAACATCTCCGCGTCGGGGCCGTGTACGACGTGACCGACCATGTGCGCGGCCACACCCGCACGCTGGAAGCCGATTTTAGCTCGATTCTGCACACTTACATCGCCACCATCAACGGGCTGCGCGACACTCTTTCCATGCTGATGAAAGCGCACGGCGAGGATTTGCTAAAAGACGAGACACACATTGACCGCATGAAAGCCGCTGCCGACGCGGTGCGCTGCAAAAAGAGATTGGAAGAGGCGCTCAAGGAGCTAAACGCCATCGCGGAAGAACGCAACGTAGGCGTGGAACACTTGACGCGTCTGTCAAAACTGACCCAAAAACTCCCGTTGGGCGAAACCGGCTCCGAGCGCGAAAAGGACAATGCCGCGCTGAGCAGACGCGTCCTCCTCGAAATCAGGAAGCATCTCGATGGGCTGCGCCGGCTCAACCTGCCCCGCGAAATGCTCCGCAACCTGCGCACCGACGTGGACGAGATGCTTCGGCTGACCAGCATGGTTTCGCTTTCCATCTCGTTGGACGAGCTGAACGAGCGCATCCCGGACTTTTATTATTTCCGCGATTATCTGCGCCGGGGCGAAATCGTGCAGCAAGAGCTCAAACCGCACAACCTCATCCCCATCGTCATGGACGCCGTGCGTTTTCTGGACGAGTTCGCGGCCATCAACCGAGTCAGCATGGTGCTGCAATTCAGCCAACGCGACCACATCCTCGTGTCGTGCCACAAAAACTCGCTCAACCGCGCCTTTCACAACCTCCTCCACAACGCCATCAAATACAGCTGGACAAAAGGCCAAGACCGCCAGCCCTGGGTCAACCTCCGCATCGAACAAAAAGGTGACACGGTGGAAATCACCATCGAAAACTGGGGCGTGCCCATCCGCCGAGAGGAGCTGGAGTCTGGCTCTATTTTCCAATTTGGCCGGCGCGGGCGCGAATCGGAGGACAGGGGGCGCTCCGGCACCGGCATCGGCCTCTACGACGCGCAAGACATCATCAGCAAACATGGCGGCACCCTTCGCATCACTTCCGAACCCACTTTTGGCAACCTGCCCGATATGTACTCCAACCCTTTCATCACCCGTGTTCACATCACTTTACCCATCGCAAAATGA
- the yidC gene encoding membrane protein insertase YidC: protein MEDKQSQLNTIIGMGLIFLLLYLWMQYSAPPPPTPDQTDTQTSQNAEPSQNQQLASLTPTPGAPEQSSSPVSDSLRQAALAGQFGTFAAAGAGQEQLVVLENDLTRITFTSKGGRIKEVFLKNYEKISTDSAGNEFKNPVRLLEDSKNRFGYDLTLSGGQKLNTEELYFTANKNGTSVTFRADAGEGRYLEQKYTLSPDDYRLDYSVGGNGLQNVLAQNALRLQWVNYLDKLEKNQQYERSMSTVYFKPTEESADYCDCRSNDTESLGEKPIKWLAHSNQFFNTSLVANNFSFREFVGETIMFTDADPDLKLLKTTALVPLDNGTASMAIYTGPNEFERLRAFGVNLEDIIPFGSSIFGSINRWVIHPMLDFLARFISNQGIVILMLTLLVKLLLYPLTYRMVLSQSKMAALKPRLEALKKKHGDDQQAMSMETMKMYSEYRVNPLGGCLPILLQMPIWFALYRFFPAAIEFRQESFLWATDLSSYDSIVNLPFHLPFGAGAHISAFTMIWVVTTLWYTWYSMKQMDTSTMQTDQMKVMKYMQYFMPVMFMFFFNSFASGLTLYLCFSNILNIGQTVVTKQFLIDNEKIKAELEANKNKPKKGGGWRERLEQAMKEQQRVQAEREKQQQQKKKK from the coding sequence ATGGAAGATAAACAGAGTCAACTTAACACGATTATTGGCATGGGGCTGATTTTTTTGCTCCTTTACTTGTGGATGCAATACTCCGCGCCGCCCCCGCCAACACCTGACCAAACAGACACGCAAACCTCGCAAAATGCCGAACCATCGCAAAATCAACAGCTGGCTTCGCTGACTCCCACGCCCGGTGCTCCCGAACAATCTTCCTCGCCTGTGAGCGACTCGCTGCGCCAAGCGGCTTTGGCGGGGCAGTTTGGCACCTTCGCCGCTGCCGGCGCTGGCCAAGAGCAGCTCGTTGTTTTGGAAAATGACCTGACGCGCATCACCTTCACCAGCAAAGGCGGGCGCATCAAAGAGGTGTTTCTCAAAAACTATGAAAAAATCAGCACCGACTCGGCAGGCAACGAGTTTAAAAACCCCGTGCGCCTGCTTGAAGACAGCAAAAATCGCTTTGGCTACGACCTGACACTCAGCGGCGGTCAGAAGCTCAACACCGAAGAACTTTACTTCACGGCAAACAAAAACGGCACTTCCGTGACCTTCCGGGCCGATGCCGGTGAAGGCCGCTATCTCGAACAAAAATACACGCTCAGCCCCGACGATTATCGCTTGGATTACTCGGTGGGCGGCAACGGCCTTCAAAACGTGCTGGCACAAAATGCGCTCCGCCTTCAGTGGGTCAATTACCTCGACAAGTTGGAGAAAAACCAACAGTACGAGCGCAGCATGTCAACCGTCTATTTCAAGCCAACAGAGGAGTCGGCGGATTACTGCGACTGCCGCTCCAACGACACGGAAAGCCTCGGCGAAAAGCCCATCAAGTGGCTCGCCCATTCCAATCAGTTTTTCAACACGTCGCTCGTCGCCAACAATTTTTCGTTCCGCGAATTCGTCGGCGAGACCATCATGTTCACCGACGCTGACCCGGATTTGAAGCTGCTGAAAACCACGGCCCTCGTCCCGCTCGACAACGGCACGGCGAGCATGGCCATCTACACAGGCCCCAACGAATTCGAGCGCCTGCGAGCTTTTGGTGTCAACTTGGAAGACATCATTCCGTTCGGCTCCAGCATTTTTGGCTCCATCAATCGCTGGGTCATTCACCCCATGCTGGACTTCCTCGCACGATTTATCAGCAATCAGGGCATCGTGATTCTGATGCTGACGCTGTTGGTGAAACTCCTGCTCTATCCGCTCACCTACCGCATGGTGCTGAGCCAATCGAAGATGGCCGCCCTCAAACCTCGTTTGGAGGCTTTGAAGAAAAAACACGGCGACGACCAACAGGCCATGTCCATGGAGACCATGAAGATGTACAGCGAGTATCGCGTCAACCCGCTCGGTGGTTGCTTGCCTATCTTGTTGCAGATGCCGATATGGTTCGCGCTCTACCGCTTTTTCCCGGCGGCCATCGAGTTTCGTCAGGAAAGTTTCCTGTGGGCCACCGACCTTTCCAGCTACGATAGCATCGTCAATCTTCCCTTCCACTTGCCCTTTGGGGCGGGCGCGCACATCAGCGCCTTCACGATGATTTGGGTCGTCACCACGCTCTGGTACACTTGGTATTCGATGAAGCAGATGGATACCTCCACCATGCAGACCGACCAAATGAAGGTGATGAAGTACATGCAATATTTCATGCCGGTGATGTTCATGTTCTTCTTCAACTCGTTTGCCTCTGGCCTCACCCTCTATCTGTGTTTCAGCAATATCCTGAATATCGGCCAGACGGTGGTCACCAAGCAATTCCTCATTGACAACGAAAAAATCAAGGCCGAGCTGGAAGCCAACAAGAACAAGCCCAAAAAGGGCGGTGGCTGGCGCGAACGCTTGGAGCAGGCGATGAAAGAGCAACAGCGGGTGCAGGCCGAGCGGGAAAAGCAGCAGCAACAGAAGAAAAAGAAATGA